Genomic window (Natronospira proteinivora):
CGTTCGAAAAAAAACCGTAAAACTGAACCATAACGAGGACCGACTTAATGAAAATCCTGGTTCCCATAAAACGAACCATCGACTACAACATCAAGGCCAAGGTCAATCGCGATGGCTCGGGGGTTGTCACCGATGGGGTGAAGATGAGTATCAACCCCTTCGATGAAATTGCCCTGGAGGAAGCGCTCCGCATCAAGGAGCGGGGCGAGGCCGAAGAAGTCATTGCCGTGACCATCGGTGTCAGCGGGGCCCAGCAGCAGCTGCGCACTGCGCTGGCCATGGGCGCCGACCGAGCGGTGCATGTGGAGACCGATGAACTGATTCAGCCACCCCAGGCCGCCCGCATTCTGCTCAAGATCCGAGAAGAGGAAGGCACGGATCTGGTGATCATGGGCAAGCAGGCCATTGATGACGACGCCAACCAGACCGGTCAGATGCTAGCCGCCCTCTGGGAGCGCCCCCAGGCCACTTTCACCTCCAAACTGGAATTCAAGGATGGCTGGCTCAAGGCCACCCGGGAAGTGGATGCCGGGCTGGAGACCATCGAGGTGGAACTGCCGGCCGTGGTCACCACCGACCTGCGGCTGAATGAGCCGCGTTTTGTGAAGATGCCGGACATCATGAAGGCCAAGCGCAAGCCGCTGGACAGCAAGACACTGGATGAAATGGGCCTGGACATGCCCCCGGTGCTGGAGGTTCAGACCCACGAGCCGCCCCCCGAGCGCAAGGGCGGTCACAAGGTGGAATCCGTGGATGAGCTGGTGAGTGAACTGAAAGAACGGGGGGTGTTGTAATGAGTCGCACACTGCTGATAGCCGAACATGATGGCAAGAACCTGAATCCCTCCACCGCCAAGGCAGTGACCGGTGCCCTGGCCGTGGGTCATCCGGTGGACATTGCCGTCTTTGCCGACGATGCGGCGGCCATTGCCGAACAAGCCGCCAAGCTGTCCGGCGTGGAAACCGTCATCAAGGTGGAGCGGCCGGAGAACAAGCATCTGCTGGCCGCCACGCTGGCCCCGCAAATCCAGGCCCTGGCAGAAGGCTATAGTCATGTTTTCATGCCCTCCACCACCTTCGGCAAGGATGTGATGCCCCGGGCGGCGGCCCTGCTGAATTCGCCCCAGGTGAGTGACATCATGGAAGTGCTGGGTAGCCACCAGTTCAAGCGGCCCATCTACGCCAACAATGTGATTGTCACCGTCACCGCGCCTGAACAGGCCACGGTGACCGGCACCATCCGCACGGCCTCCTTCAAGGATGCCAAGGCGGAGGGCAAGGCCGAGGTCAGTGACAAGACCCTGGATGTGAGCCTGCCGGAACACACCCGCTTTTTGGACCTGGAAGTACACAAGAGCGATCGACCGGACCTGCAATCGGCTCAGCGGGTAGTCTCCGGTGGCCGGGGCGTGGGCAACCAGGAGAACTTCGAGATCATCTACCGCATCGCCGATAAGCTGGGCGCCGGTGTGGGCGCCTCAAGGGCGGCAGTGGATGCCGGCTTTGTGCCCAATGACATGCAGGTGGGTCAGACCGGTAAGATCGTGGCCCCGGAACTGTATATGTGCTTCGGTATCTCCGGCGCGATCCAGCATGTCACCGGCATCAAGGATGCGGGCACCATCGTGGCGGTAAACAAGGACCCGGATGCGCCGATCTTCGAGATTGCGGATATTGGCCTGGTGGGCGACCTGTTTGAGATTATTCCGGAGCTGGAAAAAGCACTGGACTAAGGTCCAGTGGGTCAGGTCTTTAATTTTTTGCAAGGTGACGGACTTGGCCCTGACCTTCGCGTTCCGTTGTTTGAGCCGTGCTGATTGCTCATTAGATCAAGGATTTTGACCATGACAGACCCGAAACCCGTCTGGCAACCCAGCGAAGACCGCATTGCCGAGACCAATATGGCCCGTTTCATGGACCATGTACGGTTGGAATATGATGCGGATGTGGAAAACTATGCTGGACTTTATCGTTGGTCGGTGGAGAATTCAGAACAGTTTTGGCCGGCGGTCTGGGCCTTCTGTGGCATCAAGGCCTCCCAGCCTTGGGATGAGGTGTTTCTGCCCGGCGAGCACATGATGGAATCCCGCTGGTTCAAAGGCAGCCGCTTGAACTTTGCAGAGAATCTGCTGCGTTTTCGTGATGATCACACTGCCATCATCTTCCGGGATGAACAGGGTCATCAGCGGACACTGAGCTATCGGGAATTGCATGAGGAAGTCTCTAGACTGGCCAAGGGACTGAAGGCCGCCGGTGTCGGTGTCGGGGATCGAGTGGCCGGCTATATGCCCCATCTGCCGGAAACCATCGTCGGTATGTTGGCAGCCACCAGCATTGGGGCCATCTGGTCCTCCTGCTCTCAGGACTTCGGAGTCAGTGGCCTGCTGGATCGCTTCGGCCAGATCGAGCCCAAGGTACTGATTACTGCCGATGGCTACTGGTACAACGGCAAGGAAATCCATGCCCTGCCCCGAGTCGAAGAAGCCATGGCTTCCCTGCCATCGGTGGAACAGGTGGTGGTGGTACCGAATCTGTCTGACAAACCCGACATCTCGAGTCTGACAAATGCCAGCCTGCTGAGCGATTTTGCCGCCGAGTCAGGAGGTGAAATCGAGTTTGAACAACTGCCCTTCAATCACCCGATCTATATCCTTTTCTCTTCCGGGACCACCGGCAAGCCCAAATGTATTGTGCACGGTGCGGGGGGGACGCTGATCCAGCACCTCAAGGAGCTGGTCCTGCATACGGATCTCAAGCGGGAAGATCGCTTCTTCTATTTCACCACCTGTGGCTGGATGATGTGGAACTGGCTGGTCAGCGGTCTGGCCGTGGGCAGTACCGTGGTGCTTTATGACGGCTCCCCCTTCCATCCCGGACCGGCATCTTTGCTCAGACTCACCGAGGAGGAAGGCATTACCGTCTTCGGCGCCTCCGCCAAGTACTTCTCGGCCCTGGAAAAGGCCGGAAAGGAGCCAGCCCGCGACCACGACATGAGCAGTCTGAAGGCCATTCTTTCCACCGGCTCCCCCCTGCTCCCGGAGAACTACGACTATATCTACCAGCGCATGAACAGTGATATTTGCCTGGCTTCCATCTCCGGGGGGACGGATATCGTATCCTGCTTTGTGTTGGGCAATCCCACCTTGCCGGTCTATCGGGGCGAGATTCAGTGCCGTGGCCTGGGTATGGCGGTCGCCGTTTTCGATGACGATGGCAAGCCGGTGCGCAATCAGAAGGGCGAGCTGGTCTGCACCCAGAGCTTCCCTGCCATGCCGGTCTACTTCTGGAATGACGAGGATGGCCGACGCTACTTCAACGCCTATTTCGATCGCTTCGACAATGTCTGGTGCCACGGCGACTACGCCGAGCTGACCGCCCGGGATACCATGGTGATCTACGGTCGCTCGGATGCCGTTCTCAACCCGGGCGGGGTTCGCATCGGCACGGCGGAGATCTACCGCCAGGTGGAGAAACTGGATGAAGTGGTGGAATCCATCGCCGTGGGCCAGAACTGGAAGGAAGACCAGCGGGTTATTCTCTTCGTGGTCCTGAAGGAGCGAGTTGAGCTCAACGATGAGCTGGCAAAACGCATTCGCAAGACCATTCGGGCCAATGCGACCCCGCGGCATGTACCGGCCAAGATACTCCAGGTACCGGAAATCCCACGAACGGTGAGCGGCAAGATCGTTGAGCTGGCCGTGCAGCAAGTCATCCACGGGGATACGGTGAAGAACAAGTCCGCCCTGGCCAACCCGGATGCACTGGTGCATTTCCAGAATCGACCCGAGCTCGAGCGTGACTGAAACGGCCGAAGCTAAAAGCAATCAGCAAAAGCTTCCCGGCGGGCCCCTGGCCCGCTGGGAGTCGGATCTTGCGGCCGGCTTTGTCCGGGACGAGGCTCAGGAAAAGGCCATTCATGCCCTGGAGGCGGTGTATCAGGCCCTGGTGAATCATCAACTCCCTTTGTGGGAACGATTCCGGGCCCGTATGGGCTTGCCCCCCAGGCAGCGTGAACCGGTGGAAGGCCTCTACCTTTGGGGCGGGGTCGGACGCGGCAAAACCCATCTAATGGATCTGTTCTACGAGAGCCTGCCCTTCCGCGACAAACGACGCCAGCACTTCCATCGCTTCATGCGGGAAGCCCATCGAGGCCTGAAACGGCACGGCGACCGACAGGACCCCCTGGAGGCCGTAGCAGACGATGTAGCCAGGGAAACCCGGGTACTCTGTTTCGATGAGTTTTTCGTCTCGGACGTTGCGGATGCCATGATACTGGCCACGCTACTGGACGCCCTTTTCCGTCGCGGAGTCTGCCTGGTGGCTACCTCCAATATCCCACCCCAGGACCTGTATCGTGGCGGTTTGCAACGACAACGCTTCCTGCCGGCCATCGAGGCACTGGAACGGCATACGCGGGTCATGAATGTGGATGGCGGCGTGGACTATCGGCTCCGAGTACTGGAGAAGGCCGAGATCTATCACGCCCCCCTGGACGAGGCCGCAGACACCATCATGGCGGATACCTTCCAGCGGCTGGCCCCGGATGGTTACCAGGGAAATCTCAGCATCACCGTGGAAGGGCGTGAAATTCCCGCCCGGGGAGAAGGGGATGGGGTGGCCTGGTTTGACTTCGAAACACTCTGTGAAGGACCACGCAGCCAGAATGATTACATTGAGCTGGCCCACGAATACCATACAATACTGCTGTCCCGCATACCGGTACTGAAGCGAGAGAGCGAAAATGCCGCCCGACGATTTATCGCCTTGGTGGATGAATTTTATGATCGTAATGTGAAACTGATTATCTCCGCCCAAGTACCGGCGGAGTCCCTGTATCAGGGCCGCAAGCTTGAATTCGAATTCCAGCGCACTCTCAGTCGCCTGGAAGAAATACAAACAAGGGAATACCTGGCCCTACCCCATCTTCCCTGAGTGGAGCGGAGAGATCGCATGAGTGAAGAAGGCAAACCGAAAGACATGGAGCAACTGCGGGCTTGGGTAGAAACGGTCTGCGAGGAGCTGGCCAAGCGCCTGGTGAGTCGAGGCATCATGGAGCAGCCCGTTCGGGTGGAAAGCCGGTGGGTATTACCAGGAAAGGTTATTATCGGTGTGGCAGAAGAACGTCAAGCAGACCGTAAACGAATGTGGATCATTGGTGGTGATGCGGTCTTGCCCGATGCCGTCGACATCTCTGTGGCCCGCAATCCACGGGATGTAGCCCGTCATTTCTGCATGCGCTGGCAGCTTTCCGGGGCGCGGATGGCCACCACCGCTGAGAAAGAAGAAGGTGCACAGGGCATGATTGACTGGCAGGCTGTAGAAAAACGGCTGGAAAAACAGGCGGAGGCACTCCACCTTCTCGCGGAGGATGATCAAGCCTGGGATGACATCAGAGATGAACCCGGGGCCGGGAAAAAGGCCAAATAATGCTGGGCGCGGGTGAATGGCGCACCATCCACCCGCGCCGCCTGCATTATCCCATGCCGGAAGTCCGGCCCCCTTCTTCCACGAAATAGCCGAGCTGATCAAACTCATCCACCGCAATGGCCTGGGCCCTCAAGGCCTCCACCGACTCCAGTCTCTGGGCATCGGTCTCCTGCAAGACTTCCGCCTCGACAGCCGCCTTCAAAAGGCCACTGTAATTCCCGGGATCTGCACTGATCTGCCCCTTGCGCAATGCCTTCCTGAGCTTGCGCCGTAGCGGACTGCTTTCCACCATGGCGACCATGGCGCGGTCCAGCTCATCGATGCGTTCACCGTTGCCTTCCTCGGGACGATACATGCCTTCGGTCAGGCTGTCCCGACTGGCACCAGGAATACTCACCGCCGAGGCAAGACGCCGAACCCGGGCATCGGGTACGGCACGCCAGCGACGACCCACGGGGAAAGCCAGACGGCGGATCAACCACCCCGTCATGCCACCTACGTTATGGGACAGGCTGAGAAAAGAGTCATGGATACGATATAGACTATCTTCCAGAGTCCAGCGCAGTGCCTCGCTGGTCTCCTCGGGATAGCCACGATCATGGGCATGCTTGAGGGCAGTGGAAGCCAGATACAACTGGCTGACGGCATCCGCCATGCGCCCGGCCAATTGCTCCTTCCGCTTGAGTCCGCCCCGATAGCTCAACAGCAGCAAATCCGAGATGATGGCGAAGCTGGCAGAGGCCCGGTTCAAACGACGGTAGTAAGGCTTCAACGAACGGGGCACGCCGGACGGAAGCCGACTAAACCGGCCATTGCTCACACCAAACACCAGGGATCTAACGCCATTCCCTAGAGCATGACCAAGATGCCCCATAAGTGCCTTATCAAAGGCCTTCACAGGGGCACCTTCCACCTGTCCCTGCACGGCGTTCAGCTCATCCAGCAAATGGGGATGGCAACGGATGGCCCCTTGCCCAAAGGTAATCAGGGTCCGGGTGAGGATATTGTGACCTTCCACGGTGATTCCGATATTGGGGAAACGCTGGAGTTGGCCCAAGGGATTCTTCGGGCCCAGGCAGACACCGGCGCCGCCATGAATCTCCACCGCATCATTCACTGCTTCCCGCGCTCGCTCGGTCATGTTGTACTTCATGATGGCCGAGATCACGGACGGTTTATGGCCTTCATCCAGGGCCGCCAGTGTGACCAGACGGGCCGCGTCCATGGCGTAATTATTGCCGGCCAGGCGCCCCAGCTTTTCCTGAATACCCTCGAAATCGGCGATGGCCACACCGAACTGTTCGCGGACCCGGGCATAGGCACTGGCCAGGCGCAGGCTGGTCTTGGCAGTGGCGGTACTCAGAGCTGGCAGGGAAATGGCGCGGCCGTCGGTGAGACTCTCCATCAGCATGCGCCAGCCATGACCCACAAAATCATGGCCGCCAATCACGTTATCCAGGGGCACAAAGACATCCTTGCCGCGAACGGGGCCGTTGAGAAAGGACATCTGGTTGGGATCATGACGACGGCCGGTCTCCACGCCCGGGCTTGAAGCAGGGACCAGCGCCAGGGTAATACCCAGTTCAGCCTTGTCTCCCAACAAGCCGTCTGGATCCTGAAGGCGAAAAGCCACGCCCAGCAAGGTGGCCACGGGGCCCAGGGTGATATAGCGCTTGTCAAAGTTAAGGCGTATACCCAGTACGTCTTCCTTTCCATCCACGCTGCCACGACAGATGACACCGGTATCCTGCAGGGAACCGGCATCACTGCCGGCATCGGCGCTGGTCAAGGCAAAGCAGGGAATCTCCTCGGCGCGGGCCAGGCGGGGTATATAATATTGCTTCTGGGCCTTGCTGCCGTATTTGAGCAGCAGCTTGGCCGGGCCCACGGAATTGGGGATCATCACCGTCAGGGCCGCACTGATACTGCGACTGGCAATCTTCATCACCACCGCCGCATGGCCATACTGGGAGAAGCCCAGCCCCCCGTATTCCTTGGGGATAACCATGCCGAAGAAACGCTCGTTCTTGATCAGATCCCAGGCTGCCTGGGGCAGATCCCGCTCGATATTGTCGATACGGTAATCATCCAGCATGGCGCAGAGGCGTTCGGTGGGCCCCTCCAGAAAGGCCTGTTCTTCCTCACTCAAGGTGGCAGCCGGAAAGGAAAGCAGCCGTGCCCAGTCGGGCCGGCCGGTAAAGAGCTCCGCATCCCACCAGGTGGAACCGGCTTCCAGGGCGGCACGCTCGGTCTCGGAAATCTCGGGCATGGCGCGACGATAGAAAGCCATCATGGGGCGGGTAAGCACCAGACGCCGCAAAGGACCCACCACCGCCAACAAGACCGGCAGACCGGCCAGCACAGCCGCCAGGGACAGGCTCACGGGGCCGGCCGGTGACAGGACCACCAACCCGGCCACAGCAACTGCCACCAGCGGAGCCCAGATCCAGCGGGAGAGGGAAAAGAAAGCAGCAGCGAGCAAGAAAGCAGCAATCGCCACCCACCAAAAGGCCTGGGTATCCAACCACTCGAGCATGATAATCCTCCGCGACGTGCCCCCGGCAGGCGGCCGGGACAACGGTCAGAAAGTGACAGAGCGCCTTACTGGCGCTCGCGCCAAATGGCAAGAAAGCGTTGACTCTGTCGCCGGGTCAGCGCCAAGGCAACAAAGCCCATCAGAAGATAGGCCAGCATGGGCACCAACACGCCCCAGCCGGAGAAATCAAAACCCAGCACTGAAGCCTGTGCCAGTGATACCTGCTCTGCCTGAAGCGCAGGATAAAGGGAATCACTGAAAACCAGGGTAGCCGTATACAGGAGCAGGATGGCCGCAAAAGCCGCCATCAAAGCACCCACAGCAGTCACCACCAGACCAAGCTTATCCATATCAGTTCACCGCATCCGGTTGGGCTTCCGGAGCAGCGGCCCGGAAGGCATTCAGGGCCCGGCAACGCGCATCAATGGCCACCAGGGTGGGATAGTCTTCCAGCGGAAACTCAAAACGGCGGGCGTTATACAGCTGGGGCACCAGACAGAGATCCACCAGTCCGGGTTGATCCCCATGACAGAAATCCCCGGTATCCTTTTCATTAGCCAGCCGGGTTTCCAGGGCACCCAGACCTTCTGCCAACCAGT
Coding sequences:
- a CDS encoding electron transfer flavoprotein subunit beta/FixA family protein, yielding MKILVPIKRTIDYNIKAKVNRDGSGVVTDGVKMSINPFDEIALEEALRIKERGEAEEVIAVTIGVSGAQQQLRTALAMGADRAVHVETDELIQPPQAARILLKIREEEGTDLVIMGKQAIDDDANQTGQMLAALWERPQATFTSKLEFKDGWLKATREVDAGLETIEVELPAVVTTDLRLNEPRFVKMPDIMKAKRKPLDSKTLDEMGLDMPPVLEVQTHEPPPERKGGHKVESVDELVSELKERGVL
- a CDS encoding electron transfer flavoprotein subunit alpha/FixB family protein; protein product: MSRTLLIAEHDGKNLNPSTAKAVTGALAVGHPVDIAVFADDAAAIAEQAAKLSGVETVIKVERPENKHLLAATLAPQIQALAEGYSHVFMPSTTFGKDVMPRAAALLNSPQVSDIMEVLGSHQFKRPIYANNVIVTVTAPEQATVTGTIRTASFKDAKAEGKAEVSDKTLDVSLPEHTRFLDLEVHKSDRPDLQSAQRVVSGGRGVGNQENFEIIYRIADKLGAGVGASRAAVDAGFVPNDMQVGQTGKIVAPELYMCFGISGAIQHVTGIKDAGTIVAVNKDPDAPIFEIADIGLVGDLFEIIPELEKALD
- a CDS encoding acetoacetate--CoA ligase — encoded protein: MTDPKPVWQPSEDRIAETNMARFMDHVRLEYDADVENYAGLYRWSVENSEQFWPAVWAFCGIKASQPWDEVFLPGEHMMESRWFKGSRLNFAENLLRFRDDHTAIIFRDEQGHQRTLSYRELHEEVSRLAKGLKAAGVGVGDRVAGYMPHLPETIVGMLAATSIGAIWSSCSQDFGVSGLLDRFGQIEPKVLITADGYWYNGKEIHALPRVEEAMASLPSVEQVVVVPNLSDKPDISSLTNASLLSDFAAESGGEIEFEQLPFNHPIYILFSSGTTGKPKCIVHGAGGTLIQHLKELVLHTDLKREDRFFYFTTCGWMMWNWLVSGLAVGSTVVLYDGSPFHPGPASLLRLTEEEGITVFGASAKYFSALEKAGKEPARDHDMSSLKAILSTGSPLLPENYDYIYQRMNSDICLASISGGTDIVSCFVLGNPTLPVYRGEIQCRGLGMAVAVFDDDGKPVRNQKGELVCTQSFPAMPVYFWNDEDGRRYFNAYFDRFDNVWCHGDYAELTARDTMVIYGRSDAVLNPGGVRIGTAEIYRQVEKLDEVVESIAVGQNWKEDQRVILFVVLKERVELNDELAKRIRKTIRANATPRHVPAKILQVPEIPRTVSGKIVELAVQQVIHGDTVKNKSALANPDALVHFQNRPELERD
- the zapE gene encoding cell division protein ZapE, encoding MTETAEAKSNQQKLPGGPLARWESDLAAGFVRDEAQEKAIHALEAVYQALVNHQLPLWERFRARMGLPPRQREPVEGLYLWGGVGRGKTHLMDLFYESLPFRDKRRQHFHRFMREAHRGLKRHGDRQDPLEAVADDVARETRVLCFDEFFVSDVADAMILATLLDALFRRGVCLVATSNIPPQDLYRGGLQRQRFLPAIEALERHTRVMNVDGGVDYRLRVLEKAEIYHAPLDEAADTIMADTFQRLAPDGYQGNLSITVEGREIPARGEGDGVAWFDFETLCEGPRSQNDYIELAHEYHTILLSRIPVLKRESENAARRFIALVDEFYDRNVKLIISAQVPAESLYQGRKLEFEFQRTLSRLEEIQTREYLALPHLP
- a CDS encoding DUF4826 family protein, whose protein sequence is MSEEGKPKDMEQLRAWVETVCEELAKRLVSRGIMEQPVRVESRWVLPGKVIIGVAEERQADRKRMWIIGGDAVLPDAVDISVARNPRDVARHFCMRWQLSGARMATTAEKEEGAQGMIDWQAVEKRLEKQAEALHLLAEDDQAWDDIRDEPGAGKKAK
- a CDS encoding acyl-CoA dehydrogenase — its product is MLEWLDTQAFWWVAIAAFLLAAAFFSLSRWIWAPLVAVAVAGLVVLSPAGPVSLSLAAVLAGLPVLLAVVGPLRRLVLTRPMMAFYRRAMPEISETERAALEAGSTWWDAELFTGRPDWARLLSFPAATLSEEEQAFLEGPTERLCAMLDDYRIDNIERDLPQAAWDLIKNERFFGMVIPKEYGGLGFSQYGHAAVVMKIASRSISAALTVMIPNSVGPAKLLLKYGSKAQKQYYIPRLARAEEIPCFALTSADAGSDAGSLQDTGVICRGSVDGKEDVLGIRLNFDKRYITLGPVATLLGVAFRLQDPDGLLGDKAELGITLALVPASSPGVETGRRHDPNQMSFLNGPVRGKDVFVPLDNVIGGHDFVGHGWRMLMESLTDGRAISLPALSTATAKTSLRLASAYARVREQFGVAIADFEGIQEKLGRLAGNNYAMDAARLVTLAALDEGHKPSVISAIMKYNMTERAREAVNDAVEIHGGAGVCLGPKNPLGQLQRFPNIGITVEGHNILTRTLITFGQGAIRCHPHLLDELNAVQGQVEGAPVKAFDKALMGHLGHALGNGVRSLVFGVSNGRFSRLPSGVPRSLKPYYRRLNRASASFAIISDLLLLSYRGGLKRKEQLAGRMADAVSQLYLASTALKHAHDRGYPEETSEALRWTLEDSLYRIHDSFLSLSHNVGGMTGWLIRRLAFPVGRRWRAVPDARVRRLASAVSIPGASRDSLTEGMYRPEEGNGERIDELDRAMVAMVESSPLRRKLRKALRKGQISADPGNYSGLLKAAVEAEVLQETDAQRLESVEALRAQAIAVDEFDQLGYFVEEGGRTSGMG